The Saprospiraceae bacterium genome contains the following window.
TCAACACCATAAATGTTTATTTCCTGTACATCTTCAGCTCCATTAAAGTTTTTATAATCCCACAAAAAGTTTGACCAGGATTTTGCAGGACCAATAATTCTGGATTGCACAAATCCTGAAGTTTGCGGAATGGTAAAAGAATGAGAAATTTCATTTTCATCCATAAAGTTTCCAATACTTTCCTTTACTTCAAACTCTGGTCTTCCTTTTCGGAATAACATGATGTACGGCACAGAGCTGAAAGATCTTAAACTTCGAATTTCCTTTGCACCAAAACGTTCCAATACGGTGTATAAATTATTCGGGCCATCCGATTCCCATAACTCTGGATAATATGAATTTTGATATTGTGTCATTGTGCTAAAAATCACAACGTGATCGTTTGGAATATACTGCTCTAAAAATTGAATTAATGCAGCACGTTCTGCCTGACTGGAAGTCTTAAATACAAAAAATGGTTTATTTATATAACCAGGATGATTCAAACTATTAAAATCTCCACCACTTTGATTAATCCACATTTTTCCGGTAATTGGATCAAATACATTGACAACAATCCCTGAAAAATCCGAACTGTAATTCCAATAATCATAATCAGCTGCTACATCGGTGCCAACATATACTCGAGGTCTGATGTACGTTGGCAATTCAATGTATCCATTATTTGCACGAATTTCTACAAAGGATTCAGCATATTTAAACTGGCGATCCGGTTCGTTTAAATTCATTTTATAAAAATCGTTTTTCTTATGTTGAAAATAATGCGATTGATTCCATCCAGCTGAACTTCCCGGTACGTAAATGAATGATGAATTTCTCCATGCGAAGACTCCTGATCCAGTGCTGTCGGGTGCAATTCTCCAATAATACACGCGGTCTGGCATTAAATTAACATTGGGTGTCCAGCTAATTACTCCACCGGTTTGTTGAATTTGTGTTGACAGTTTCAATGCGCTATTGAAATATTCTGTAGTATCCAATTCAATAAAATAGCTTCCACTTGCAGCCAGTGTGTTGCCATTTGAAGCAATCAATTTTAAATTGTCTTCACTGACTATTGAAAATTCCTGAGGAAAAACTGGACGAGCTTCATTTCCAAAAATATACAAACTATATCCGCGTTGTCCTTGAATAATTAATTCATTATTATTTTCTGCATCGGCTAAAGGTCCTTCAGCCAATTCATTGGCTCCGTCCAATTTAACATAAATACTATTGTAACCTATCGATTCTTCACCATTCATTGGAATTTTAACACTAACAAGGCGACGGGTTGATGGAGTGGCAATTTTGAAAACGGTTACAGGAACAATTTTACCATTTGCCTGACGGATATCAATATTTATCAGAATGCTATCCTTTGTATAAGCGCCCAAATTGACAACTTCAAAATTAATTTCAAATTCTTTCTGATTATTAAATACGAGTGCAGGATTCGTTCGGACCGATTTAGCATCAATGGTATAATCCTGGAATGTATTCACATTCAATTTTACAGCCGGATCTCCATTAAAACTTGTAGAATAGGCTTGAGTCAATAATCGTTCTCCGCCCTGGGACCTCATATTGTGATAGGTCTCTCGGATGGCATCTCCGATCGTACCGCCATAAAATTTAGTACCAATTTGCTTATAAAATTCCGAACCATAAACTCCCAAAATATCTGGAAAACCTGCAGTGGTATTTGCCAGATAAACAATGGAGCCTTTTTCAGGTGCAAGGTTGTGATCTTCACTGATGGATCGATTGGGTGCAAACATCGAACCAGCATAACAACCCATAGCCATAAATAAATGATATCTGTCCTTGTTTTTATATGAATCTACATTCTCCAAATTAAAATCCAGACGGATTGCCGCTGAATGTCCCATAAATGCAATGATCGAGCTTCCTTCATTGATTGAATTTTTCAATTTCTCACTATTAGCTACCTCGATGGTACTGCTACTTTGTTTATAAAATGTTTGAACATTGGCTCCAAATAAATTATCCTCAATTACTTGTTCCATACCATTTAACTGGCCACTTATCTGTGTATAGATACTTGGATCACCTCCTGATAAATGAACGATGCGTTTCTCCCATTCTTTTTCTTCGATGGTATGATTTGCAGTACGCAAATAATTTTCATGAGACTTGACTTTGTTTAAATAATTTTTAATTTCTGTGCCATTGATAACCGGCAATCTTCCAAATGAACAAAGTGCATCATTTTGGCTATTTGTGACCAGCATAATGTCTGCAGCTGGTGAAGAAAAAGTTGGTACAAAAAAGAAATTGGGGTCCACGCCATTTTTACGGTAATAAGGATACTCCAAACCTTTTCCAATAACCAAACAATAATTTAAATTTGACCAGATCGTTTTTGCAAACTGCACAAAGTTTTTTACAGCCAATGGATGTGTATGAATTCCATATGCAAATACATCGTATAATGCTTCAACATTTATTAGAGCCACTTTGTAAGCACCCCCTGCCTGTGATGCCCTGTAATCTGCATATTCCTGCACATAATTCGATCCGTGGCCATCATCCGTTAAGTTAGGATGATAGAGTATTAAATAATTATAGTCTCCAGGTTTGATATCCAAAAAATCCATTGTTTGCAAACCAGAAATCGATTTGATGGATGAAGTATTAAATAATATCAGTTCGCGCTCGGTAGCTGATTCCGGAATGGTAATTTTATAGATACCATTTGCTTCCCGGATACTTTTTAAATAAAAATTATTTGTAATATCGTATACAAACATTTCAGTTCCACCATCAAAATCTTCAATTTCAAGATATTTTCGTATTGGACCAGGACCAATTTTAATTTTTGCATATTTATTTTGGTCAAAAACGAATTCTGCAGGATAGGTGTATTCAAGGGTAGCAACTACTATTTGGTCTTCTGGATTTGAAACGGCCTCTATACCCAGGCGCATGGATTCATTTAAGTCTGCAGTACTACGATTAATTTCTTTTATACGAACCTTATATCCTGCAAACAAATCATCATCAATGGCTTGTCCATCAAGTAAAAAATTTAATTTATGTGCAGAATTATCCTCTCCATAACCTCCAATGCGCGCTGTAATCTTTGTATTAGGTCCTGCTTTAAATAAATGTTTAAATTTTAAGTCAAATTCACGACTCTTGAAATGATCTGTAGCAAATCCCTGACACCCATCAAATAAAGGAAATTTTTGTGCATTGCCATAACCAACTCCTCGTTTAAATGATATCTCAGTGAAAACATCTAAATGTGTATTTAAATAATACAAATCTTTTGGCAAAGGTGCTGATAAATCATTTTCAATTTTTTCAACTACATTGGAATTGATTGTATGATCCCAAGTCAAATAATACGATGCCGTATCATTGTGCATACTGTATTCTGGATTCATTAAGACAGTTGGATCTGCAAACAAAGGCGCATCCAATTCAGCTCTGTTTTTCTTTCCATAAAATAAGAGGTAATCATCCGTTCCCATCAAGCCTTCGGTTGAGCGAATTAATTTCACATCCTGAGCTAAACAGATCAAATGCAATCTGTTGATTTCAACTGCTCCAAGTGGAAAACCGGCCTGATGCAAATCCTGATAGCTGATTTTGTAAACCCCATCTTCGGTAATCTTAAATTTAAGATAGGTCTGATTGGAACGGATCCATTCATTGCCATAAAGGGCTTGACCCTGAAATTGCATTTGAGCAAAAACAGCGTTCGCAGCAAAGAGTAAAAAAATCAATAAAATTGAACGAATCATAGATAAAATTGAATTTTTGGGTAGATAATCAACTGCAAACATATTAAATATTTTTATAATATTTAAAGCTAGAATTGAATTTTTTACCTTTATTCCGTTGGAAGCCTTGCTAGTCTATGTTGGTTTTGGATGTTTGGGAATTTTCTCAATGTATTGGTTATTGATTTACAATAGATTAACTCAAGTACATCAAAAACCAATTCCAGAGAATTGGCCGTCTGTGAGTATTATAATTTGTGTTCGAAATCAATTATCAGAATTTAAACACAACGTTCATTTGTTTCTGGAACAGGATTATCCTCATTTCGAACTTTTGATCGTTGATGACGATTCAACGGACGGATTAGAAGCCTGGATTCATGAAATTTCTAAATTCACTGATAAAATCAGTTATTTTAAAAACCAAAAAACACAGGAAGGGAAAAAACAAGCACTTACTTTAGGCATTTCGAATGCAAAATTTGACTGGTTGGCACTGACAGATGCAGATTGTAAACCTACTGGACCTATGTGGTTAAAATCGATGGTAGCTTGTTTAAATAACAATCAAAAAATCATTCTTGGCTATGCACCCTATCAATTTACACCGGGTATTTTAAACCGATTCATTCGTTTCGAATGCTGTTTCAATGCATTACAGTATTTGTCTGCATCTCAAGCTGGTTTTCCATATATGGGTAGCGGTCGAAATTTAATGTATCACAAAACTGTTTTCAACCCTATTGCTTTGCAAAACGAAAAAATCTATGGTGACGATGACCTTTTAATCAATGCTGTTTCTGATTCTAAGAATACAACGAATTGTTTAATACCGGATTCATTTATTTGCAGTGAAGCTAAAAGGACGTACGCAAGGTATTTTAAACAACGATGGCGGCATTATGCAGCATCGCTTCATTACAATTTGATATCGAGCACGCTGTTACTGATATATTTCAGCTCTTTTATTGGTCTATACTTTTGTATTATCCTATTGATTTATTATAAAAACTATTTCACAGCATCTTCGTTGTATGTTTGTCACTTGCTTGTGAGTTGGCCTGTATTTTATACTAAATTGAAAATTATTAAAGAAAAAGGACTTAGTGGCTATTTTCCTATATTGCAAGTTTTATATTGCATTCATTTAATTTTACAATTTCCATTTCTTTGGATCAAAAAAAAGCATTGGTAAATGGATACGATTGATCGCTATTTTCCGGATATTACAAGTGTTCAGCGTTCGAATTTTTTGAAATTAAAAGTGCTGTACGAGGAACAAAACGCTAAAATTAATGTCATATCCAGAAAAGATATGGAGTCATTCTACTTGCATCATGTATTGCATTCCTTAACGATAACTGCATTCGTAAATTGGAATTCCAAATGCAGACTATTGGATTTAGGTACCGGCGGCGGATTTCCTGCAATTCCATTGGCAATTTACTATCCGGAAATACAGTTTACTGCAATAGATGGTACTGGTAAAAAAATTAAAGTGCTTACTGAAATTGCGGAACAATTGGGATTAAAAAATTTAAAAGCAATGCATCTTCGCGCTGAAGACTGCAAGGAAAAATTTCATTTTATTGTGAGTCGAGCCGTTTGCAGTTTGGATCAATTGATTCAATATTCAAAACCTTTATTGTTGCGTGATGCTGTAACTGCCTTACCCAATGGAGTCCTGGCATATAAAGGCGGTGATCTCACGGAAGAAATTCGTGAAATTAAAAAGAAGGCTTATTTTGAAACCTATGACATCCATCAAAAATTTCCTGAAGCTTACTTTCAGGAAAAAAAATTAGTGTATTTGCAATTGCATTGATTAATACAATACTACAATGCTGCAATTCTGAAATAATGGAACAATAAACCTATGCAAAATTTGTGAATTTGCCTTATCTGCTTTACTGACTCCTGACTACTAACTGTTGACTATTGATTGGAAGTCTGAAGGTTGATTCTGCAATGCTACATTGCTGCAATTCTGAAATAATGGAATAATGAACCTATGCAAAATTTGTGAATTTGCCTTATCTACTTTACTGACTACTAACTGTTGACTATTGATTGGAAGTCTGAAGGTTGATTCTGCAATGCTACAATGCTACAATTCTGAAAAAAATTGAATAATGAACCTATGCAAAATTTGTGAATTTGCCTTATCTGCTTTATGACTCCAGACTAAAGACTACAAACTAAATTAGGAAACCGCATATTCAATGAACTTATAAATAAGGGTTCCACGCAAAAATCCAATAGAATACCAACATGAAATACGCAGTTCTGCGTAGTACATTTCAGCAGATTTGCCTATTAATTTGGGAAATACTTGGTGGTAATTTTGTTACTCAAAACAATTCAATTTTCACCAAAAAAAGGCACATATGAAAAAAATAATCAAAACGCTAAAATGGACAGGTCTGATCCTGTTGTTAATCTGCATAGGTTTGATTGTTTATGTCCAATTAAATTGGCAAAAAACACTTAATGCTCCCTATCCAGAAATAGCTGCCAGCACAGATTCTGCAGTCATTGCCAGGGGAAAATATTTGGCTTATGGGCCTGCACATTGCGGCACGTGTCATGTTCCCATGGACAAATATTTGGAAGTTGAAAAAGGGGATTTAATTCCTTTGAGTGGTGGATGGGAATTATCAATTCCTCCGGGTACGTTTCGTGCGCCAAATATTACACCTGATAAAGAAACAGGTATCGGAAATTTAACCGATGGTGAAATTGCAAGAACACTGCGCTACATGGTAGGATATGATCATCGTTTCATTGCCCCGTTTATGTCTTTTCGCAATTTGAGTGATGAAGATTTAACGGCTATTGTTTCATTTTTAAAATCACAAACACCCGTGAAGCATCAGGTAAAACGCAGTGAATTGACTTTTCTTGGCAAAGCATTGGCAGCATTCAATTTAATCAAGGCTGAAGGGCCCGATGGAATACCACCCAAATCAATAATTAGAGATACCAGTATTAGCTATGGGAAATACCTGGCCAATTCTGTTGCAGATTGTGTTGGCTGTCATACAAACCGGGACTTGAAAACAGGTGAATTTATTGGAAAACCTTTTGCTGGTGGAATGTTTTATGAAGCAGATGCGTTGAGTGAGGGTGTCGCATTTATCTCTCCTAACTTAACACCGCATCCAACAAGCGGAATCATGTCTGAATGGGGAGAAAATGCATTTGTTGCACGATTTAGAGCTGGACGTGTTCATAAAACAAGTCCAATGCCTTGGGGCTCATTCAGTCGAATGGATGATTTGGATTTAAAAGCACTATACCGTTATTTAAACTCTTTAGAACCCGTTGATAATAAAATTGAAAAAACCGTACTACTTGCTAATACAAAAACAACCCATTAATATTTTATAAATAGTATACTATGAACTTTACGTTACCACATACCATTGAGAATGGACAAGGAGAGACAATAACATTCAAGGAAATTATCCAGGAACCCGATGGTGCAAAAATTCTTATCGAAGGACGCTGTACATCAAACGCAGGTCCAGCCATGCATATTCACTATCTTCAAGATGAAGGGTTTACTATTATTCAAGGAAAGGCTGGTTGCCAAATTGCCGGACAGGAAGCCAAATACTACTCCAAAGGAGAAACATTATTTTTCAATAAAAATACAGCACATCGATTTTGGAATGCAGGATCGGAAGAACTCATAATTGATGCCTGGGTTAAACCCGTAAATAGTCTTATCTTTTACCTGGATACCCTTTATGCAGCACAACGGAACTCAGGTTCAAGCCGACCAGAAGCTTTCGATGCGGCCTTTTTGTTGGTTAAATACAAAAACGAATACGGTATGCCCGAAATGCCTCTTATTGTGAAAAAAATTATCATTCCAATCACCTATTTCCTTGGACATCTTTTTGGAAAGTA
Protein-coding sequences here:
- a CDS encoding glycosyltransferase → MYWLLIYNRLTQVHQKPIPENWPSVSIIICVRNQLSEFKHNVHLFLEQDYPHFELLIVDDDSTDGLEAWIHEISKFTDKISYFKNQKTQEGKKQALTLGISNAKFDWLALTDADCKPTGPMWLKSMVACLNNNQKIILGYAPYQFTPGILNRFIRFECCFNALQYLSASQAGFPYMGSGRNLMYHKTVFNPIALQNEKIYGDDDLLINAVSDSKNTTNCLIPDSFICSEAKRTYARYFKQRWRHYAASLHYNLISSTLLLIYFSSFIGLYFCIILLIYYKNYFTASSLYVCHLLVSWPVFYTKLKIIKEKGLSGYFPILQVLYCIHLILQFPFLWIKKKHW
- the rsmG gene encoding 16S rRNA (guanine(527)-N(7))-methyltransferase RsmG yields the protein MDTIDRYFPDITSVQRSNFLKLKVLYEEQNAKINVISRKDMESFYLHHVLHSLTITAFVNWNSKCRLLDLGTGGGFPAIPLAIYYPEIQFTAIDGTGKKIKVLTEIAEQLGLKNLKAMHLRAEDCKEKFHFIVSRAVCSLDQLIQYSKPLLLRDAVTALPNGVLAYKGGDLTEEIREIKKKAYFETYDIHQKFPEAYFQEKKLVYLQLH
- a CDS encoding cytochrome c, which produces MKKIIKTLKWTGLILLLICIGLIVYVQLNWQKTLNAPYPEIAASTDSAVIARGKYLAYGPAHCGTCHVPMDKYLEVEKGDLIPLSGGWELSIPPGTFRAPNITPDKETGIGNLTDGEIARTLRYMVGYDHRFIAPFMSFRNLSDEDLTAIVSFLKSQTPVKHQVKRSELTFLGKALAAFNLIKAEGPDGIPPKSIIRDTSISYGKYLANSVADCVGCHTNRDLKTGEFIGKPFAGGMFYEADALSEGVAFISPNLTPHPTSGIMSEWGENAFVARFRAGRVHKTSPMPWGSFSRMDDLDLKALYRYLNSLEPVDNKIEKTVLLANTKTTH
- a CDS encoding cupin domain-containing protein, with translation MNFTLPHTIENGQGETITFKEIIQEPDGAKILIEGRCTSNAGPAMHIHYLQDEGFTIIQGKAGCQIAGQEAKYYSKGETLFFNKNTAHRFWNAGSEELIIDAWVKPVNSLIFYLDTLYAAQRNSGSSRPEAFDAAFLLVKYKNEYGMPEMPLIVKKIIIPITYFLGHLFGKYKKFKNAPKPIK